The Salvelinus alpinus chromosome 21, SLU_Salpinus.1, whole genome shotgun sequence genome has a segment encoding these proteins:
- the LOC139547723 gene encoding FXYD domain-containing ion transport regulator 6-like isoform X3 — METIMFFLFSLLVYVAAVADPSAEDGKKEKKEVDPFVYDYHSLRICGLVFGVVLFALGILLILSRKCRCSSNQEKKPKAPGDEEATAETLIVSKAKEPEPEPEPEAKAEN, encoded by the exons ATGGAAACTATTATGTTCTTCCTCTTTTCACTCCTGGTGTATGTGGCTG cagtagcAGACCCAAGTGCCGAGG ATGGTAAAAAGGAGAAGAAAGAGGTGGACCCATTTGTCTATG ACTATCATAGCCTGCGGATCTGTGGACTGGTCTTTGGCGTGGTACTCTTCGCGCTGggcatcctcctcatcctca GTCGAAAATGTCGCTGCAGTTCCAATCAGGAGAAGAAGCCCAA GGCCCCTGGAGACGAAGAGGCTACGGCAGAGACCCTGATCGTGTCCAAGG CTAaggagccagagccagagccagagcctgAAGCTAAGGCTGAGAACTGA
- the LOC139547723 gene encoding FXYD domain-containing ion transport regulator 6-like isoform X4, which produces METIMFFLFSLLVYVAVADPSAEDGKKEKKEVDPFVYDYHSLRICGLVFGVVLFALGILLILSRKCRCSSNQEKKPKAPGDEEATAETLIVSKAKEPEPEPEPEAKAEN; this is translated from the exons ATGGAAACTATTATGTTCTTCCTCTTTTCACTCCTGGTGTATGTGGCTG tagcAGACCCAAGTGCCGAGG ATGGTAAAAAGGAGAAGAAAGAGGTGGACCCATTTGTCTATG ACTATCATAGCCTGCGGATCTGTGGACTGGTCTTTGGCGTGGTACTCTTCGCGCTGggcatcctcctcatcctca GTCGAAAATGTCGCTGCAGTTCCAATCAGGAGAAGAAGCCCAA GGCCCCTGGAGACGAAGAGGCTACGGCAGAGACCCTGATCGTGTCCAAGG CTAaggagccagagccagagccagagcctgAAGCTAAGGCTGAGAACTGA
- the LOC139547723 gene encoding FXYD domain-containing ion transport regulator 6-like isoform X1: METIMFFLFSLLVYVAAVADPSAEDGKKEKKEVDPFVYDYHSLRICGLVFGVVLFALGILLILSKSSYFSRKCRCSSNQEKKPKAPGDEEATAETLIVSKAKEPEPEPEPEAKAEN, translated from the exons ATGGAAACTATTATGTTCTTCCTCTTTTCACTCCTGGTGTATGTGGCTG cagtagcAGACCCAAGTGCCGAGG ATGGTAAAAAGGAGAAGAAAGAGGTGGACCCATTTGTCTATG ACTATCATAGCCTGCGGATCTGTGGACTGGTCTTTGGCGTGGTACTCTTCGCGCTGggcatcctcctcatcctcagtAAGTCTTCATACTTCA GTCGAAAATGTCGCTGCAGTTCCAATCAGGAGAAGAAGCCCAA GGCCCCTGGAGACGAAGAGGCTACGGCAGAGACCCTGATCGTGTCCAAGG CTAaggagccagagccagagccagagcctgAAGCTAAGGCTGAGAACTGA
- the LOC139547723 gene encoding FXYD domain-containing ion transport regulator 6-like isoform X2 — protein METIMFFLFSLLVYVAVADPSAEDGKKEKKEVDPFVYDYHSLRICGLVFGVVLFALGILLILSKSSYFSRKCRCSSNQEKKPKAPGDEEATAETLIVSKAKEPEPEPEPEAKAEN, from the exons ATGGAAACTATTATGTTCTTCCTCTTTTCACTCCTGGTGTATGTGGCTG tagcAGACCCAAGTGCCGAGG ATGGTAAAAAGGAGAAGAAAGAGGTGGACCCATTTGTCTATG ACTATCATAGCCTGCGGATCTGTGGACTGGTCTTTGGCGTGGTACTCTTCGCGCTGggcatcctcctcatcctcagtAAGTCTTCATACTTCA GTCGAAAATGTCGCTGCAGTTCCAATCAGGAGAAGAAGCCCAA GGCCCCTGGAGACGAAGAGGCTACGGCAGAGACCCTGATCGTGTCCAAGG CTAaggagccagagccagagccagagcctgAAGCTAAGGCTGAGAACTGA